One genomic region from Chelonoidis abingdonii isolate Lonesome George unplaced genomic scaffold, CheloAbing_2.0 scaffold0358, whole genome shotgun sequence encodes:
- the LOC116821282 gene encoding LOW QUALITY PROTEIN: butyrophilin subfamily 1 member A1-like (The sequence of the model RefSeq protein was modified relative to this genomic sequence to represent the inferred CDS: deleted 1 base in 1 codon) → MKVLSFFLALNVSISLPDFIIFFIIITFQARTSAQFSVTGPGHPVTAIVGEAVVLPCHLSPRMSAENMEVRWFRSEFFSFVHLYQHGKDQYGKQMPEYRGRTELLKAGITDGNVSLQILNIRRSDEGQYNCFVQDGPFYEEAPLELKIAALGSNPLISVESHQDGGIRVVCQSAGWYPEPKVLWRDPSGQELPSLSEAKSLRGSGLFETENSIIIKERSNQNLSCWVRNTVLNQEKESTVYIADFFFPRVNPWMVALSVILLVLFVCLIGLTVYLFNMKGKHLGEIRKRDTEIRKHLGQINDLQRELSKCFYFSNAAFSVFFKMCPCFSISLLLPGFSVSQLLFIPEPWCCCICSAEFSSLSLCLLSDWRRNIICPGLGSSAPPVQEVNVTLDPDTAHPWLVLSEDRKRVRWGDTQQDLPDNPERFDYWPCVLGYEGFSSGRHCWEVEVGDGGGWAVGVARESVGRKGEISHSPEGGIWAVERLDQFQALTSPATPLPLSRFPSRIWVCLDCDRGQVTFIDAGDEAPIFTFPPGSVPGGRIRPWFWVWAGSRLSLCP, encoded by the exons ATGAAggtt ctttcattctttctagCGCTCAACGTGAGCATCTCTCTGCCTGATTTCAtcattttcttcattattatCACATTCCAAGCTAGAACATCAG CCCAGTTCAGCGTGACCGGTCCTGGTCACCCTGTCACTGCCATTGTGGGTGAGGCCGTTGTGTTACCCTGTCACCTGTCCCCTAGGATGAGCGCTGAGAACATGGAGGTGAGATGGTTCCGATCTGAATTCTTTTCATTTGTGCACCTGTATCAGCATGGAAAGGATCAATACGGGAAGCAGATGCCAGAATATCGTGGAAGGACAGAGCTTTTGAAAGCTGGCATCACGGATGGGAATGTTTCCTTGCAAATTCTTAATATCAGACGCTCAGATGAAGGACAATACAActgctttgttcaagatggtccTTTTTATGAAGAAGCCCCATTGGAACTGAAGATAGCAG CTTTGGGCTCCAATCCTCTCATCTCTGTGGAGAGTCACCAAGATGGAGGGATCCGGGTGGTTTGTCAATCGGCTGGGTGGTACCCAGAGCCCAAGGTGCTATGGAGAGATCCCAGTGGGCAAGAATTACCATCACTCTCCGAAGCAAAATCCCTAAGGGGTAGTGGCctatttgaaacagaaaattctATTATTATAAAAGAACGTTCAAACCAGAACCTGTCCTGTTGGGTCAGGAACACCGTTCTCAATCAAGAAAAGGAATCAACAGTTTATATAGCAG atttctttttccCGAGGGTGAATCCATGGATGGTGGCTCTGAGTGTGATTCTcctagttttgtttgtttgtttgattggcCTCACTGTTTATCTATTTAACATGAAAG ggAAACATCTTGGAGAAATCA gGAAACGCGATACAGAAATCA GGAAACATCTTGGACAAATCA ATGATCTTCAACGAGAACTTAGTAAGTGTTTCTATTTCTCGAATGCAGCCTTTTCCGTG ttcttcaaaatgtgtcccTGCTTCTCAATCAGTTTGCTCTTGCCTGGGTTCAGTGtaagccagctgctcttcatcccagAGCCCTGGTGTTGCTGCATTTGCTCAGCTGAGTTCTCAtccctctctctgtgtttgctttCAGACTGGAGAAGAAACATTATCTGCCCAG GCCTGGGAAGTTCTGCGCCACCTGTACAAGAAG tgaatgtgactctggatccagacacggctcatCCCTGGCTCGTCCTGTCTGAGGATCGGAAACGTGTGAGATGGGGAGACACACAGCAGGATCTGCCCGacaaccctgagagatttgacTATTGGCCCTGTGTGCTGGGCTATGAGGGATTCAGCTCggggagacattgctgggaggtggaggtgggggatgggggaggctgggctgtgggggtggccagagagtctgtggggaggaagggagagatcaGCCATAGCCCTgagggggggatctgggctgtggagCGGCTGGATCAGTTCCAGGCTCTCACCTCCCCTGcgacccccctgcccctgagccggTTCCCCAGCAGGATCTgggtttgtctggactgtgacCGGGGGCAGGTGACATTTATCGATGCTGGTGACGAGGCCCCGATCTTCACTTTCCCGCCGGGCTCCGTCCCTGGGGGGAGAATCCGACCCTGGTTCTGGGTGTGGGCGGGATCCCGGCTCAGCCTGTGTCCCTGA